A genomic window from Sulfurospirillum multivorans DSM 12446 includes:
- the mscL gene encoding large conductance mechanosensitive channel protein MscL — protein MFKEFRDFLLKGNVVDMAVGFIFGAAFATIVKSLVSNVIMPPIGLLLGNVDFSSLFIALDGKVYASLADLEKAGAPAIKLGVFFNDFTSFVILGFVMFMMIKGYSKIAPKKAPETITKTCPECAMAIPVAAKKCPYCGSEQV, from the coding sequence ATGTTCAAAGAATTTCGTGATTTTTTACTCAAAGGTAATGTGGTCGATATGGCGGTTGGATTTATCTTTGGTGCGGCATTTGCGACCATTGTCAAATCGCTTGTCTCCAACGTGATTATGCCTCCCATTGGTCTGCTGCTGGGCAATGTGGATTTTTCATCGCTTTTCATTGCGTTGGATGGCAAAGTGTATGCTTCTTTGGCGGATTTGGAAAAAGCGGGAGCTCCTGCCATTAAACTGGGTGTCTTTTTCAATGACTTCACCTCGTTTGTCATCTTAGGCTTTGTCATGTTTATGATGATCAAAGGGTATTCAAAAATCGCTCCGAAAAAAGCACCTGAAACCATCACTAAAACATGTCCAGAGTGCGCTATGGCTATCCCTGTGGCGGCTAAAAAATGCCCTTATTGTGGAAGTGAACAAGTGTAA
- a CDS encoding GNAT family N-acetyltransferase: MIREATVDDAQAIVSLLAQLGYADTHAFMHVRIQELLKNPDALLFCYESEGKVVALLSLHVIPQIALLGSFLRISYFVVDEKARSLKIGAELEALASQIAKEKGCDRIEVHCHERRKDAHRFYERHGFVESPKYFVKHLF; this comes from the coding sequence ATGATACGCGAAGCTACGGTGGATGATGCCCAAGCCATTGTCTCACTTCTTGCACAACTAGGATACGCAGACACCCACGCTTTTATGCACGTGCGTATCCAAGAGCTTCTCAAAAACCCCGATGCACTGTTGTTTTGCTACGAATCTGAGGGCAAGGTTGTTGCACTTCTGTCTTTACATGTCATTCCTCAAATCGCACTTTTAGGCTCCTTCTTGCGCATCAGTTATTTTGTCGTGGATGAAAAGGCACGCTCACTCAAGATTGGGGCGGAACTAGAAGCGTTGGCAAGTCAAATTGCCAAAGAGAAAGGGTGTGATCGCATCGAAGTGCATTGCCATGAAAGACGCAAAGATGCGCACCGTTTTTACGAACGCCACGGCTTTGTTGAATCTCCCAAATACTTCGTCAAACATCTATTTTAA
- the ribA gene encoding GTP cyclohydrolase II, with protein MKIEISEIANLPSRFGTFKIQSFKEGIKEHLVIFKEPLGEIPLVRVHSECLTGDSIGSLKCDCRDQLEFALSTIEKNGGMVIYLRQEGRNIGLLNKVNAYALQDKGFNTIEANHQLGFLDDERTYEMVEFILDYFKITKIKLLTNNPKKIESLKNIDIVERIPVIIPSNKFNAGYLKTKKEQMGHLL; from the coding sequence ATGAAAATAGAAATTTCCGAGATTGCGAACCTCCCATCACGTTTTGGGACGTTCAAAATCCAATCGTTTAAAGAGGGTATTAAAGAGCATTTAGTCATTTTTAAAGAGCCTTTAGGAGAGATTCCGTTGGTGCGCGTTCACAGTGAATGTTTAACCGGAGATAGCATAGGAAGTCTCAAATGTGACTGCCGCGATCAGCTCGAATTTGCACTGAGCACGATCGAAAAAAATGGTGGAATGGTCATTTATTTACGTCAGGAAGGCAGAAACATTGGGCTTCTAAACAAAGTCAATGCGTACGCGCTGCAAGATAAAGGGTTTAACACCATCGAAGCAAACCACCAACTCGGCTTCTTAGATGATGAGCGCACCTATGAGATGGTTGAGTTTATTTTGGACTATTTTAAGATCACCAAAATTAAGCTTTTAACCAACAATCCTAAAAAAATTGAGAGTTTGAAAAACATTGACATTGTCGAGCGAATCCCTGTCATTATCCCTTCCAATAAATTTAATGCAGGGTATTTGAAAACAAAAAAAGAGCAAATGGGACATCTTCTTTAG
- the hemB gene encoding porphobilinogen synthase — translation MFKRFRRLRMNATLRSLVRETTLSMDDFIYPLFAKSGEGFKKEIGSMPGVFQMSIDEIIKECGSLQDLGINSIILFGIPEVKDSVGSDALCEHGIIASTIKAVKKAYPNMFVVTDLCFCEFTDHGHCGILDIEHESVDNDATLEILAKQALVHAHAGADMIAPSGMMDGMIEALREALDSEGFINLPIMSYSTKFASAYYGPFRDVAESAPSFGDRKTYQMDPANRREAIAESVEDEMQGADILMVKPALAYLDIIRDVRNATSTPLCIYNVSGEYAMLKAAGRAGVIDYERVMMETMIAFKRAGADMIISYHAKEVAEVLRRK, via the coding sequence ATGTTTAAAAGATTTAGAAGACTAAGGATGAACGCAACGCTTCGCTCTCTTGTTCGCGAAACAACACTGAGTATGGACGATTTTATTTATCCGTTATTTGCTAAAAGCGGCGAAGGGTTTAAAAAAGAGATCGGCTCGATGCCAGGTGTTTTTCAGATGAGCATTGATGAGATTATAAAAGAGTGTGGAAGCTTGCAAGACCTTGGCATTAACTCGATTATTTTATTTGGAATTCCCGAAGTGAAAGACAGTGTGGGAAGCGACGCGCTGTGTGAGCATGGCATCATCGCTAGTACGATCAAAGCGGTTAAAAAAGCCTACCCAAACATGTTTGTCGTGACCGATCTTTGCTTTTGTGAATTTACCGACCACGGACATTGCGGTATCTTAGACATCGAACATGAGAGCGTTGACAACGACGCAACACTCGAAATCTTAGCCAAACAAGCCCTCGTTCATGCGCACGCAGGTGCAGACATGATCGCTCCAAGTGGTATGATGGATGGTATGATCGAAGCGTTACGTGAAGCGCTGGATAGTGAAGGGTTTATCAACCTTCCGATCATGAGTTACTCGACTAAATTTGCCAGTGCATATTATGGACCATTCCGCGATGTAGCGGAGTCTGCTCCTTCTTTTGGTGATCGTAAAACCTACCAAATGGACCCTGCAAATAGAAGAGAAGCGATCGCCGAATCCGTGGAAGATGAGATGCAAGGGGCGGACATTTTGATGGTTAAACCAGCTCTTGCGTACCTAGACATCATCCGTGATGTACGCAATGCAACATCGACTCCCTTGTGTATTTACAACGTGAGTGGCGAGTACGCGATGCTTAAAGCAGCTGGGCGTGCAGGCGTGATTGATTATGAGCGTGTGATGATGGAGACGATGATCGCGTTTAAACGTGCTGGGGCTGATATGATCATCAGTTACCACGCGAAAGAAGTAGCTGAAGTTTTAAGGAGAAAATAG
- the argF gene encoding ornithine carbamoyltransferase, with protein MRHFLTLKDYSKEEILEIIDLAIKIKKQAKKGKFKPYLENQTLGMIFEKSSTRTRVSFEVGIHQLGGKGLFLSSNDLQLGRGEPMKDTARVISRMVDMVMIRTFAQSTLEEFAAYSRVPVISGLSDSYHPVQLMADYLTMVEYKKDQNPIVAYVGDGNNMTHSWLMMASKLGFELRVATPKGYEVDATILEEALAFAKESGAVIKIGNDPKEAIAGATVVTTDTWVSMGQEAEKAKRIADFQGFMVDDAMMDLAQDDAMFLHCLPAYRDYEVSESVFEAHADEIFDEAENRLHAQKAVMVWLDRHRNS; from the coding sequence ATGAGACATTTTTTAACCCTCAAAGATTATAGTAAAGAAGAGATTTTAGAGATCATCGATTTGGCGATCAAGATCAAAAAACAGGCGAAAAAGGGGAAATTTAAACCCTACCTTGAAAATCAAACCTTAGGTATGATTTTTGAAAAAAGCAGCACCCGAACGCGTGTGAGTTTTGAAGTGGGCATCCATCAGCTTGGTGGAAAAGGATTGTTTCTCTCTTCTAACGACCTTCAGCTTGGACGTGGTGAGCCTATGAAAGACACGGCGCGTGTCATTAGCCGTATGGTTGACATGGTCATGATACGCACATTCGCGCAAAGCACTTTAGAAGAGTTTGCCGCTTATTCGCGTGTGCCTGTCATCAGCGGTTTGAGTGATTCGTACCACCCTGTTCAATTGATGGCAGATTATCTTACGATGGTCGAGTATAAAAAAGATCAAAACCCAATCGTAGCTTACGTGGGCGATGGCAATAATATGACCCATTCGTGGTTGATGATGGCTTCTAAACTGGGCTTTGAGCTTCGCGTCGCAACACCCAAAGGGTATGAAGTCGATGCGACCATTTTAGAAGAAGCACTTGCTTTTGCCAAAGAGAGTGGCGCGGTGATTAAAATTGGTAATGACCCTAAAGAGGCGATCGCAGGTGCTACCGTTGTGACCACAGACACATGGGTTTCAATGGGTCAAGAAGCGGAAAAAGCGAAGCGAATCGCTGATTTTCAAGGATTTATGGTCGATGATGCGATGATGGACTTGGCGCAAGACGATGCAATGTTTTTACACTGCTTACCAGCGTACCGCGACTATGAAGTGAGTGAAAGTGTCTTTGAAGCGCATGCCGATGAGATTTTTGATGAAGCAGAAAACAGACTGCATGCCCAAAAAGCCGTGATGGTATGGCTGGATAGGCATAGAAATAGCTAA
- a CDS encoding DUF2603 domain-containing protein encodes MIDKISKGLSLSKQKEQTVLEITPSEEESTKLLRLKRGSWENAKEPWLVYDEKQKLHALLSIDTLSKMIEHFKKAEQEALFLKLEKSILQHLPLDFNDVLTVAMEEMNKSKKKDIDFNKLIKKIKKDHPNLFLDIKDLYLPEGASIISATTR; translated from the coding sequence ATGATAGACAAAATTTCTAAGGGTTTGAGCCTCAGTAAACAAAAAGAACAGACGGTTTTAGAGATAACTCCCAGCGAGGAAGAGAGCACAAAACTTTTGCGCCTTAAACGCGGTTCATGGGAGAATGCGAAAGAGCCATGGTTGGTGTATGATGAGAAGCAAAAGCTTCATGCGCTGCTCTCCATTGATACGCTGAGCAAAATGATAGAGCATTTTAAAAAAGCGGAGCAAGAAGCCCTCTTTTTAAAACTTGAAAAGAGCATTTTGCAGCATTTGCCACTCGATTTTAACGATGTTCTTACGGTGGCAATGGAAGAGATGAACAAAAGTAAAAAGAAAGACATAGACTTTAATAAATTGATCAAAAAGATCAAAAAGGATCACCCAAATCTCTTTTTAGATATTAAAGATCTCTATTTGCCTGAAGGGGCGAGTATTATCAGCGCGACTACGCGCTAG
- the hemN gene encoding oxygen-independent coproporphyrinogen III oxidase — translation MIDFDKFAKYSKAGPRYTSYPTAPEFHESFTCKSYEDVLATQDKSRKLSLYFHLPFCRSACYFCGCNVVYTSKEDKKERYIDYLVRELELLSKHLDTSREVIQMHFGGGTPTFFSTAQLERIIGAIKSHFKNFAKDAEISCEIDPRYLTKEQLDVLTCNGFNRVSYGVQDFNDEVQKAIHRIQPYDVTANVVKMAKSAGIKSINMDLIYGLPYQTFETFKETLRLAVSLDPSRLAVFNYAHVPWMKKTMRKIDETTLPLPSVKLAIMRYTIDYLESNGYKMIGMDHFAKPDDELFLAIEKGELHRNFQGYTTKGGADLIGIGLTSIGEGLSHYVQNFKEMDAYENAIDAGVLPVHRGLTLNDDDVLRKAVIMEMMSNFKLNIAGIEQAFGIDFFDYFADAIKALEPFEQEELVVVDRVAKKIFVNTTGTLLIRNIVMPFDAYLQKIPEDKRRFSKTV, via the coding sequence ATGATTGATTTTGATAAATTTGCCAAGTACTCCAAAGCGGGTCCTAGGTACACGAGTTACCCAACAGCGCCCGAGTTTCATGAGAGCTTTACATGTAAAAGTTATGAGGACGTCTTGGCAACCCAAGATAAGAGTCGTAAACTCTCGCTTTATTTTCACCTTCCTTTTTGCCGAAGTGCCTGTTATTTTTGTGGCTGTAACGTTGTTTACACCAGCAAAGAGGATAAAAAAGAGCGCTACATTGACTATCTTGTGCGCGAACTTGAGCTTCTCTCTAAACACCTTGATACGTCGCGTGAAGTGATTCAGATGCACTTTGGTGGCGGTACACCAACCTTTTTCAGCACAGCACAGTTAGAGCGCATTATTGGCGCTATCAAAAGCCACTTCAAAAACTTTGCAAAAGATGCTGAAATCAGCTGTGAGATCGACCCGCGTTACTTAACCAAAGAGCAGTTAGATGTGCTTACATGTAACGGGTTTAACCGCGTGAGTTATGGCGTTCAAGACTTTAACGATGAGGTTCAAAAAGCGATCCACCGCATTCAACCGTACGATGTGACTGCCAATGTGGTAAAGATGGCAAAAAGCGCAGGTATTAAGTCGATCAATATGGATTTGATCTACGGTCTTCCGTATCAAACCTTTGAGACGTTTAAAGAGACATTACGTCTTGCCGTTTCGCTTGATCCAAGCCGTTTGGCGGTGTTTAACTACGCCCATGTGCCGTGGATGAAAAAAACAATGCGCAAGATCGATGAGACAACGCTTCCGCTCCCAAGTGTCAAGCTTGCCATTATGCGCTATACGATTGATTATTTAGAGTCCAATGGCTACAAAATGATCGGTATGGATCACTTTGCTAAGCCTGATGATGAGCTTTTCTTAGCGATTGAAAAAGGCGAATTGCACCGCAATTTCCAAGGATATACGACCAAAGGTGGCGCAGACTTGATCGGCATTGGTTTGACGAGCATCGGTGAAGGCTTGAGTCACTACGTGCAAAACTTCAAAGAGATGGATGCATACGAAAACGCCATCGATGCGGGTGTTTTGCCAGTACATCGTGGGCTAACACTTAATGATGACGACGTACTTAGAAAAGCGGTCATCATGGAGATGATGAGCAACTTTAAGCTCAATATCGCTGGCATTGAGCAAGCATTTGGCATTGACTTCTTTGACTATTTTGCCGATGCGATTAAAGCACTTGAGCCTTTTGAGCAAGAAGAATTAGTCGTTGTGGATAGAGTTGCTAAAAAGATTTTCGTCAATACCACAGGCACACTGCTCATTCGCAACATTGTGATGCCTTTTGATGCGTACCTCCAAAAAATCCCTGAAGATAAACGACGCTTCAGTAAAACGGTGTAA
- a CDS encoding (Fe-S)-binding protein, with protein MFKFNVTSDACVKCGKCIPVCTIHEVNRDEVTSPRGFLDLLSAYQRGELELDKNAKNIFESCFLCTNCVDVCPNDLPVDMIIEQVRNDIRKKFGLAWYKKLAFFLLRNRNIMDVLARFGFMFQTCGFKMVGKQSSMYLRNFPIIKMDRLFPSLAKKTFLNSHPDVILNGGKGKVGIFIGCLANYMYTDIGKSLLEILKVLEIDAYLIKQQKCCGAPQYFTGDFDSVDFLAKFNIEYIEGFVNELDAIIIPEATCSAMIKEDYAHFFHDQPEWKARAEAIKPHIFMATEYLEKKTNLAQILATKARQSESITYHDPCHARKMQGVWKEPRNLLSQNYVMKEMSDPNRCCGFGGVTMQTEKYRFAKAAGLPKAAMIKETGAEYVSAECSACRMQLSDAMHGQKVDVIFKNPIELIAKALREG; from the coding sequence ATGTTTAAATTTAACGTAACGAGCGATGCCTGTGTCAAGTGTGGCAAGTGTATACCTGTTTGTACGATTCACGAAGTTAACCGTGATGAAGTCACCAGTCCTAGAGGATTTTTAGACCTTCTTAGTGCGTACCAACGAGGCGAACTTGAACTCGACAAAAACGCTAAAAACATCTTCGAGAGCTGTTTTTTATGTACCAATTGCGTCGATGTCTGTCCGAACGATTTACCTGTGGATATGATTATTGAACAAGTACGCAATGACATTCGCAAAAAATTTGGCTTGGCTTGGTACAAAAAACTCGCCTTTTTCTTGCTTCGCAACCGTAACATCATGGACGTTCTCGCACGTTTTGGCTTTATGTTCCAAACCTGTGGTTTCAAAATGGTGGGAAAACAAAGCTCGATGTATCTGAGAAACTTCCCCATCATCAAGATGGACAGACTCTTTCCAAGTCTTGCCAAAAAGACCTTTTTGAACTCCCATCCCGATGTCATTCTTAACGGTGGCAAAGGCAAAGTGGGTATTTTTATCGGTTGTTTGGCGAACTACATGTACACCGACATCGGCAAGTCACTTTTGGAAATTCTCAAAGTGCTTGAGATCGACGCATACCTCATCAAACAACAAAAATGCTGTGGTGCGCCCCAATACTTTACGGGCGATTTTGACAGTGTGGATTTTCTCGCAAAATTTAACATCGAGTACATCGAAGGTTTCGTAAACGAACTCGATGCCATCATCATCCCCGAAGCGACCTGTAGTGCTATGATCAAAGAAGACTACGCGCACTTCTTTCACGATCAACCCGAATGGAAAGCAAGAGCCGAGGCGATCAAACCACACATCTTTATGGCAACCGAATACTTAGAGAAAAAGACCAACCTAGCGCAAATCCTAGCCACCAAAGCACGTCAAAGTGAAAGCATCACCTACCACGACCCTTGTCACGCACGCAAAATGCAAGGTGTGTGGAAAGAGCCACGAAACTTACTCTCACAAAATTATGTGATGAAAGAGATGAGTGACCCGAACCGCTGTTGTGGATTTGGTGGTGTAACGATGCAAACCGAAAAATACCGCTTCGCCAAAGCCGCAGGACTCCCAAAAGCGGCGATGATCAAAGAGACGGGCGCTGAGTACGTAAGTGCAGAATGCAGTGCCTGTCGTATGCAGCTTAGCGACGCCATGCACGGACAAAAAGTCGATGTTATCTTTAAAAACCCGATTGAATTAATTGCTAAAGCGCTTCGCGAGGGGTAA
- a CDS encoding ORF6N domain-containing protein, with protein sequence MSDQLLITAERIEKNIYTVRGIEVMLDSDLANIYNVETKRINEAVKRNPKKFPDDLMFQLTQEEFDNLRSQIATTNFTMTRILPKVFTEQGIYMLATVLKSDKATDVTLSIMRTFTKLRRYAMEHQNLAIQIKALKDELKEEFTQEMMKTKSWTKDRLSAVADSIIILEESITELQDVFSDFKSANEVEKIGFERDK encoded by the coding sequence ATGTCGGATCAACTTCTTATCACGGCGGAGCGTATTGAAAAAAACATCTATACGGTGCGTGGTATTGAAGTGATGCTCGATAGCGATCTAGCAAACATCTATAATGTTGAAACTAAGCGTATTAATGAAGCAGTTAAAAGAAATCCTAAAAAATTCCCCGATGATTTGATGTTTCAACTGACTCAAGAAGAGTTTGACAATTTGCGGTCGCAAATTGCGACCACAAATTTTACTATGACACGAATACTGCCAAAAGTCTTTACGGAGCAAGGCATTTACATGCTAGCAACCGTTCTAAAAAGTGACAAAGCTACCGATGTGACACTCTCTATCATGCGAACATTTACAAAATTACGACGCTACGCCATGGAACACCAAAATTTAGCCATTCAGATTAAAGCGCTTAAAGATGAACTCAAAGAAGAGTTTACGCAAGAGATGATGAAAACAAAGTCTTGGACAAAAGATAGGTTAAGTGCCGTTGCCGATTCCATCATCATTTTAGAAGAATCTATTACCGAGTTACAAGATGTCTTTAGTGATTTTAAGTCGGCAAACGAAGTCGAAAAAATTGGATTTGAGAGGGATAAGTAA
- a CDS encoding SIR2 family protein, producing the protein MEILEIPPLPKEIKRAAELGELVIFIGAGMSYDLGCSDWNGLAKELIKTCENTLNENEPLINNFEANQLQNMLHNGVGNKKIITICNKILRDNQKEDIFLKQMKKSLNDDEDKVTKDNPKLKTYKDLFQLDGIFVTTNADRHIDQIFVSEQNIIYDGFTTNTPLINKNLYKIHGSITKPASLIFTVEQYFKRYKDQEFLGFLKKLFGTTVLFVGYGLGEFELLEYMYKGIDSKENKYFYLDGYYTHEAKICDFEQMYFEQMKIKLIPYSKDKKGFKQLPIIIEKWVEEIKSTSGVLQKNFDEIDEALRNPF; encoded by the coding sequence ATGGAAATTTTAGAGATACCGCCACTCCCCAAAGAAATAAAAAGAGCAGCTGAACTAGGCGAACTTGTTATTTTTATAGGTGCGGGAATGTCTTATGATTTAGGATGTTCTGATTGGAATGGATTAGCAAAAGAACTTATAAAAACTTGTGAAAATACTCTCAATGAAAATGAACCATTAATCAATAACTTTGAAGCAAATCAATTGCAAAATATGCTTCATAATGGCGTTGGAAATAAAAAAATTATAACCATCTGCAATAAGATTTTAAGAGATAACCAAAAAGAAGATATATTTTTAAAGCAGATGAAAAAATCTTTGAATGATGATGAGGATAAGGTCACAAAAGATAATCCCAAATTGAAAACATATAAAGATTTATTTCAGCTGGATGGTATCTTTGTCACTACAAATGCAGATAGACATATAGATCAAATTTTTGTTAGCGAACAAAATATTATCTATGATGGATTTACAACCAATACCCCACTTATAAATAAAAATCTTTATAAAATACATGGTAGCATCACAAAGCCTGCGAGCTTAATATTTACGGTTGAACAATATTTTAAACGATATAAAGATCAAGAGTTTTTAGGATTTTTAAAAAAACTTTTTGGCACAACAGTGCTCTTTGTTGGTTATGGATTGGGTGAATTTGAGCTATTAGAGTATATGTATAAGGGTATTGATTCAAAAGAAAATAAGTATTTTTATTTAGATGGTTATTATACGCATGAAGCGAAGATTTGCGATTTCGAACAAATGTATTTTGAACAAATGAAAATCAAGCTCATACCTTATTCTAAAGATAAAAAGGGATTTAAACAACTTCCAATTATTATCGAAAAATGGGTTGAAGAAATAAAAAGTACTTCAGGTGTTTTACAGAAAAACTTTGATGAAATTGATGAAGCATTAAGGAATCCATTTTGA